AAACGGCTTCGGCGGCAAAGCGGAGCTCAATGGCGTGCCGGCCGTCTTCGCCGGCACCTGGGGCGACACCGCGGTGATGCTCGATCCGGAGGCGTTCAAGGGCAAGGTGGCGGTGTTCCTCGCCGCGCCGGGCGCTGGCGCCTCGGGTGGCGTGCGCGGACCGGTGTCGTTCGTGAGCTGCGCCGACGTGCCCAACAAGTTCGGCGTGAATGCGATTCTTGCTGCCGACAAGGTGGCGGCGTCGACGCCGGCCCGCGCCGCAGCTCCTGCCGCGGCCGCCGGTGCCCGTGACACGCGGGCCCGCCGCGCCGGTGCCGTCGCCGTACTCGTGATCGGCCTTGACGACATGACGCCGGCCACGGTCAACGCAGCCTTCGAAGGCCGCAACGGCATGCGTCCAACGGCGGCGGTCAACGCCGACGCCCCGGCCGGCGCGACGATCTCGCGCAAGACGGCTGAACAGCTGTTCGGCAAGCCGATCTCCGAAATCACCGTCGGTACGGTCGGTCAGCCGATCACAGCATCGTGGAACCAGACGTGGCGTCCGGCGGCGTATGCCGCGCGCAATGTGATCGCCGTGCTCCCTGGCTCCGATCCGACGCTCAAGGAGGAGTACGTGTTGGTGGGCGCGCACAACGACCACGTGGGCATCAACACCACGGTCGTCGATCACGACTCCCTGCGCGCCGTGAACTTCGTAACGCGTCGTCAGGGCGCCAACGATCCGACCTGCATTCCCACCGCGGAGCAGCAGGTGAAGATCAATGCGCTGATCGCGAAGGCGCGCGCGGCCCGCCCGGCCCGCAAGGACTCGATCATGAACGGAGCCGACGACGACGGGTCCGGCTCGATGGTGCTCTTGGAGCTGGCCGAGAAGTTCGCCAAGGAGAAGCCGGCGCGTTCGGTGATCTTCGTGTCGCACCAAGGTGAGGAGGGCGGATTGCTCGGCTCGCGCTGGTTCGTCGACAACCCGACCATCCCGATCGAGAAGGTGGTCGCGGCGCACAACATGGACATGGTCGGCAAGGGCCGCGTGGATCAGGTGAAGTTCGGCGGACCCAACTCCGTGCAGATGCTGGGCGCGCGTCGACTCTCGCGCGACTTCGGCGACATCATCGACTCGGTGAACGCCAACAGCCCGGAGCCGATGGCGATCGACAAGAGCTGGGACATTCCCGCCAACCCGCTCAACCGCTTCTGCCGCAGCGATCAGGTGAACTACGTTCGCAAGAACATTCCTGTCGTCTACATGTCGCTCGGCTACGGTCCCGATTACCACATGCAGTCGGACGAGGCGCGGTACATCGACTACGATCACGCCGCGCGCCTGGGACGGTTTGTGCACGACGTGATGACGGCCGTGGCCAACCGGAAGGAGAAGCCGGAAATCGGCGGCGCCGACCCGACCTATCCGAGCTGCAATCGCTAACTTCTGGGTGATGAGACGTCGGGACGGCATGGCAGCGGCACCCGTTATT
This genomic window from Gemmatimonas sp. contains:
- a CDS encoding M28 family peptidase, with amino-acid sequence MFRPARLAATAMALLTGASVALSAQNRPNATKVARPERPVWPDEGPRTWAPRPTVSAITANDLRTRLYQFADDSMQGRRIGEKGNFKGTEYIASEFKRVGLKPAGDSGTYFQTLPFGPTQFDSSASALRVGGAAFAPKRDWIPTAPTAQNGFGGKAELNGVPAVFAGTWGDTAVMLDPEAFKGKVAVFLAAPGAGASGGVRGPVSFVSCADVPNKFGVNAILAADKVAASTPARAAAPAAAAGARDTRARRAGAVAVLVIGLDDMTPATVNAAFEGRNGMRPTAAVNADAPAGATISRKTAEQLFGKPISEITVGTVGQPITASWNQTWRPAAYAARNVIAVLPGSDPTLKEEYVLVGAHNDHVGINTTVVDHDSLRAVNFVTRRQGANDPTCIPTAEQQVKINALIAKARAARPARKDSIMNGADDDGSGSMVLLELAEKFAKEKPARSVIFVSHQGEEGGLLGSRWFVDNPTIPIEKVVAAHNMDMVGKGRVDQVKFGGPNSVQMLGARRLSRDFGDIIDSVNANSPEPMAIDKSWDIPANPLNRFCRSDQVNYVRKNIPVVYMSLGYGPDYHMQSDEARYIDYDHAARLGRFVHDVMTAVANRKEKPEIGGADPTYPSCNR